The following coding sequences lie in one Mucilaginibacter sp. KACC 22773 genomic window:
- a CDS encoding 3-keto-disaccharide hydrolase — translation MIKKHFQQGLLACLPLIILFSIDAKAQNKDGWRQLFNGKDLNGWKQVGKGSRYVKDGLTGSHGGMGLLYWTKEKFSNCTIRVVYKMQKFNSNAGVFIRIPLEPREEWMPVFYGYEVQIDNHPETSKEDDYHITGTLYSLTKPLAKPGKPGPQWNTMEITLDGPRTIVVVNGQKVTDYKEGDPTPARKFDFEPFRGTRPNEGYIGLQNHGDDDVVFFKEVAVKPLHK, via the coding sequence ATGATCAAAAAGCATTTTCAACAAGGCCTGCTGGCCTGTTTACCACTTATTATTTTATTTTCAATAGATGCCAAAGCGCAAAATAAAGATGGCTGGCGACAGCTTTTTAACGGTAAAGACCTTAACGGCTGGAAACAGGTTGGCAAGGGCAGCCGCTATGTAAAGGATGGCTTAACCGGCAGCCACGGCGGCATGGGCTTATTGTACTGGACGAAAGAAAAATTCAGCAACTGCACTATCCGGGTAGTTTATAAAATGCAAAAGTTTAACAGCAATGCCGGTGTATTCATCCGCATACCGCTGGAGCCCCGCGAGGAATGGATGCCCGTATTTTATGGTTATGAAGTGCAGATAGATAACCATCCCGAAACCTCCAAAGAGGACGACTACCATATTACCGGCACCCTGTATTCGCTTACCAAGCCATTGGCCAAACCCGGCAAGCCCGGTCCGCAATGGAATACCATGGAAATTACACTGGATGGCCCGCGAACTATAGTTGTTGTTAACGGTCAAAAAGTAACCGACTATAAGGAGGGCGACCCAACACCGGCCCGTAAATTTGATTTCGAACCGTTCCGCGGCACGCGTCCTAACGAGGGCTACATAGGCTTGCAAAACCATGGCGATGACGATGTGGTTTTTTTTAAGGAAGTAGCTGTTAAACCATTGCATAAATAA
- a CDS encoding TonB-dependent receptor domain-containing protein — translation MKYLIISLLTFFCQTLFAQVSGKFVDATGQPVSFATVILLDSTDNALIKSALTDDKGAFRFEPVSQGRYIVKVSDMTHETWSSPVFELAGIRPAKNLGIIGLKGASRQLSEVTIRADKPLVQQEPGGMVVNVQSNILTKGSSVLQVLQRSPGIIVNPQNTSITLNGKAGVMVMLDGKLMRMSMQQVLTLLNGISADDIEKIELLNTPPAKYDADGNAGLINIVTKKNKQRGTSGSVTATAGYGRGEKGSANVSINHNTGKAGLWASYSYAHDRGHSELFAGGTETVPAIGGQTEFLYTGLAKPIAKYQDAEIGADIRPNQKTTVGASIYFAAGSNHNNNYNHGHYALKPDSVLLFNSYLDGINHTYNTIGSIYLERELSKGEKINFDADYIYYKNNGQTNVESTFVDNYGNLAGAGDSLYAPRQRDLASTAIKVSVLKADYTKQINPNLKLEAGVKGTFTRSNSVSGIENMQNGQWVLSSVGVSNNLVTKEVIGAGYATLNAKLDTATSLTIGARYEYSHNSTDNASNAQYDIDRKLKKLFPSVFLTRKLNDHSELQLSYTKRVSRPSYSDLASYVTYNDPVSVFTGNPALKPTITDNIKLAYNYHDYVFSVLFSRDKDVILQTQISTGPSKGLVYLAPQNAPYQNNITLQTSVPVKITSWWEGRYGFVGGWRQYKVDYTPQTFIKSYFAGSVDFSETFKLPKSISVEVSGYAYSPAYYATSRSNGNGMLNLGIKKELDNNKGSFQLSVTDLLLSASYYAYIGHLTRDAFNSQVWVRYNGESRGFPIIKLTYYRSFGSKNKVQRKDDNASKDERGRL, via the coding sequence ATGAAATACTTAATCATCAGCTTACTAACTTTTTTTTGCCAGACATTGTTTGCCCAGGTATCGGGAAAATTTGTGGACGCTACCGGGCAACCTGTTTCATTTGCAACGGTGATATTATTGGATAGTACCGATAACGCGCTGATAAAATCGGCGCTTACCGACGATAAAGGTGCTTTCAGGTTTGAACCTGTTAGCCAGGGCCGGTACATTGTCAAAGTAAGTGATATGACTCATGAAACATGGTCGTCGCCCGTATTTGAGCTTGCCGGTATAAGGCCAGCCAAAAATCTGGGCATTATCGGGCTAAAAGGGGCATCCAGGCAATTAAGCGAGGTTACGATCAGGGCAGATAAGCCTTTGGTGCAGCAGGAGCCGGGCGGGATGGTAGTAAATGTACAAAGCAATATATTAACAAAAGGCAGTTCGGTTTTACAGGTATTACAGCGCTCGCCGGGTATAATCGTCAACCCGCAAAACACCAGCATTACCCTTAACGGGAAGGCGGGAGTAATGGTTATGCTGGATGGTAAGCTGATGCGGATGTCGATGCAGCAGGTACTTACTTTACTAAACGGCATAAGCGCTGATGATATTGAAAAAATAGAACTACTAAATACCCCGCCCGCCAAATACGATGCCGATGGCAATGCCGGGCTCATTAACATCGTCACCAAAAAAAATAAACAGCGAGGTACAAGCGGGTCTGTTACGGCCACGGCGGGATATGGCAGGGGCGAAAAGGGCTCGGCAAACGTCTCAATCAATCATAATACCGGTAAGGCGGGCCTGTGGGCTTCTTATTCGTATGCTCATGACCGCGGGCATAGTGAATTGTTTGCAGGTGGGACGGAAACTGTACCAGCCATAGGTGGCCAAACCGAGTTTCTGTACACAGGGCTTGCCAAACCAATAGCCAAATACCAGGATGCTGAAATTGGTGCCGACATCCGGCCTAATCAAAAGACAACCGTTGGCGCCAGTATCTATTTTGCGGCGGGAAGTAACCACAACAATAATTACAACCATGGCCATTATGCCCTTAAGCCCGATTCTGTTTTGCTGTTCAATTCCTACCTCGATGGTATTAATCATACTTACAATACCATTGGCTCCATTTACCTGGAACGGGAACTAAGTAAAGGCGAAAAAATCAATTTTGATGCGGATTATATTTATTACAAAAACAACGGGCAAACTAATGTTGAAAGCACCTTTGTTGATAACTATGGTAACCTGGCCGGTGCCGGCGACAGCCTTTACGCGCCCCGCCAGCGCGATTTGGCCAGTACCGCTATCAAAGTATCTGTGCTTAAAGCAGATTACACAAAACAAATAAACCCAAACCTGAAATTAGAAGCAGGGGTAAAGGGCACCTTTACCCGCAGCAATAGCGTATCCGGAATTGAAAATATGCAAAACGGCCAATGGGTACTAAGCAGTGTAGGGGTATCCAATAACCTGGTTACAAAGGAGGTGATTGGCGCGGGGTACGCAACTTTGAATGCGAAGCTGGATACCGCTACCAGCCTTACTATTGGCGCACGCTATGAATACTCGCACAACAGTACCGATAACGCCAGTAATGCCCAATATGATATCGACCGGAAATTGAAGAAGTTGTTTCCGAGTGTATTTCTGACGAGGAAACTTAATGACCATTCCGAATTGCAGTTATCCTATACCAAACGCGTCAGCCGCCCATCCTACAGCGACCTAGCTTCGTATGTAACCTATAATGACCCGGTATCTGTTTTTACAGGAAACCCTGCGTTAAAACCTACCATTACCGATAATATTAAACTGGCTTACAATTACCACGATTATGTGTTCTCGGTTTTATTCAGCCGCGATAAAGATGTGATATTACAAACGCAAATTTCTACCGGGCCATCTAAAGGGTTGGTTTACCTTGCCCCGCAAAACGCACCTTATCAAAATAACATTACCCTGCAAACCAGCGTCCCGGTAAAAATAACAAGCTGGTGGGAGGGGCGTTATGGTTTTGTTGGCGGCTGGCGGCAATACAAAGTGGACTATACGCCGCAAACTTTTATCAAATCATACTTTGCCGGATCGGTTGATTTCAGCGAAACGTTTAAACTTCCTAAAAGCATTTCGGTGGAGGTTTCCGGTTATGCCTATTCACCGGCGTATTACGCTACCTCAAGAAGCAACGGAAACGGGATGCTTAACCTGGGGATAAAAAAGGAATTGGATAATAATAAAGGCAGTTTTCAGCTATCAGTTACCGATTTGTTGTTGTCGGCAAGCTATTACGCTTATATCGGCCACCTTACCCGCGATGCTTTTAATTCGCAGGTATGGGTACGGTATAACGGCGAGTCAAGGGGTTTTCCCATTATCAAGCTTACCTATTATCGGTCATTTGGCTCAAAAAACAAGGTTCAACGAAAGGATGATAATGCCTCCAAAGATGAAAGAGGGCGGTTATAA
- a CDS encoding Gfo/Idh/MocA family protein, producing MEQLDETKSNKSNNGISRADFIKKTAIATAGFYIVPRFVLGGKGYTAPSDKLYIAAIGCGGEAENDIKHFATAPKKNAVIAFLCDVDDRQAAPRRKEFPKAPYYHDWRELFDKQHKNFDAVTVAIPDHNHALVGLSAMQLKKHLYLQKPLTHDIYEARILTQASEKYRVVTQMGDQGASCDGMRTMREWFEAGLIGDIEKVYCWTDRPVWPQGISWPKTSPPIPKELKWDLWLGTARQTSYIDNLVPFNWRGWWEFGTGALGDMGCHIMGPPFKLLGLGYPTEVSGSASTVYSGIFKEGIYPESGPVSSAIKFKFKQQNGKNLDLHWMDGGITPERLNELDPALNMNEALGDFPGENDFEGCTLFIGTKGKVSCGWGGSHPRLLPLTLNKDINVPEKYPRVAGGMDGHWWQWVDASIAGYGKMEVDSPFVGYAGPLTETVLMGNLLLRTFNLREKIKRNDPVYGNMEGYKFSGRYTGLNWDGENMRVTNFEPANQYIRRTYRQGWGELKL from the coding sequence ATGGAGCAATTGGATGAAACAAAAAGTAACAAAAGTAACAATGGCATAAGCCGGGCCGATTTTATAAAAAAAACCGCTATAGCTACAGCCGGGTTTTACATTGTGCCGCGCTTTGTGCTGGGTGGTAAAGGTTACACAGCACCAAGCGATAAGCTATACATTGCCGCGATAGGCTGCGGCGGCGAGGCCGAGAACGATATTAAGCACTTTGCTACCGCCCCTAAAAAGAATGCTGTTATAGCCTTTTTATGCGATGTTGACGACAGGCAGGCCGCGCCACGCCGCAAAGAGTTCCCCAAAGCGCCTTATTATCATGACTGGCGCGAGCTGTTTGATAAACAGCATAAAAACTTTGATGCCGTAACCGTTGCCATACCCGATCATAACCACGCCTTGGTTGGGCTGAGCGCTATGCAGCTCAAAAAACATTTGTACCTGCAAAAGCCATTAACCCATGATATTTACGAAGCCCGCATACTAACCCAGGCATCCGAAAAATACCGGGTGGTAACTCAAATGGGCGACCAGGGTGCATCCTGCGATGGTATGCGCACCATGCGCGAATGGTTTGAAGCCGGCCTGATAGGCGACATTGAGAAAGTATATTGCTGGACCGACAGGCCGGTTTGGCCGCAAGGGATTTCCTGGCCGAAAACAAGCCCGCCAATTCCTAAAGAACTCAAATGGGATTTGTGGCTGGGTACTGCAAGGCAAACCAGCTATATTGATAACCTGGTGCCCTTTAACTGGCGCGGCTGGTGGGAGTTTGGCACCGGCGCGTTGGGCGATATGGGCTGCCACATTATGGGGCCGCCGTTTAAACTGCTTGGCCTGGGTTACCCAACCGAAGTTTCGGGCAGCGCCAGCACCGTTTACAGCGGCATTTTTAAAGAAGGCATTTACCCCGAAAGCGGGCCGGTATCCAGTGCTATCAAGTTTAAATTTAAACAGCAAAACGGTAAAAACCTCGATCTGCATTGGATGGATGGCGGCATAACGCCCGAACGCCTTAACGAGCTTGACCCTGCTTTAAACATGAATGAAGCGTTGGGAGATTTTCCCGGCGAAAATGATTTTGAAGGCTGTACATTATTTATAGGCACCAAAGGAAAAGTTTCCTGTGGTTGGGGAGGCAGTCACCCCCGACTGCTGCCGCTTACCTTAAACAAGGATATAAACGTACCCGAAAAGTACCCGCGCGTTGCTGGTGGGATGGATGGCCATTGGTGGCAATGGGTTGATGCCAGTATAGCCGGCTACGGCAAAATGGAAGTTGATTCGCCATTTGTGGGATATGCAGGGCCATTGACGGAAACAGTGCTGATGGGCAACCTGTTGCTGCGCACCTTTAACCTGCGCGAGAAAATAAAACGCAACGACCCGGTTTATGGCAATATGGAAGGCTACAAATTTAGCGGCAGGTACACCGGCTTAAATTGGGACGGCGAAAACATGCGCGTAACCAACTTTGAACCCGCCAACCAATACATCCGCCGTACTTACCGGCAGGGTTGGGGCGAACTGAAATTGTAA
- a CDS encoding glycoside hydrolase family 43 protein codes for MKNIIKICLLLMVVAQSGFAQQKTFMNPLLPSGADPWVISKDGFYYYTNSTGSHLAIWKTKDITQLKTAVKKTIWVPPAGTNYSKELWAPELHFIKGKWYMYFAADDGNNNNHRIYVLENTATDPTQGAWTFKGKVGDSTNKWAIDVSVFENKGQLYMIWAGWEGDVDVQQNIYIAKMKDACTIEGPRVKISSPEFDWEKYGDLGAQSNPPHVNVNEGPEILKHNDKLFLIYSASGCWTDYYALGMLTASKNSNLLDAASWRKSVQPVFKQSPENGVYAPGHNSFFKSPDGTEDWILYHANSKPGQGCGNDRSPRAQKFGWKKDGSPDFGVPLKEGVPLDIPSGN; via the coding sequence ATGAAAAACATTATAAAAATCTGCCTTTTATTGATGGTTGTGGCCCAATCGGGCTTTGCCCAGCAAAAAACTTTCATGAATCCATTGCTGCCTTCCGGTGCCGATCCCTGGGTTATTTCCAAAGATGGCTTTTACTATTATACCAATTCAACGGGTAGTCACCTGGCTATCTGGAAAACAAAAGATATTACGCAGCTAAAAACAGCTGTTAAAAAAACAATTTGGGTGCCACCGGCGGGTACCAACTATTCAAAGGAACTTTGGGCGCCCGAGCTTCATTTTATAAAAGGCAAATGGTATATGTATTTTGCTGCCGATGACGGCAATAACAACAACCATCGGATTTATGTGCTCGAAAATACCGCCACTGATCCTACACAAGGCGCCTGGACATTTAAAGGAAAAGTAGGCGACAGCACCAACAAATGGGCCATTGATGTATCGGTATTTGAAAATAAAGGACAGTTATACATGATTTGGGCCGGCTGGGAAGGCGATGTTGACGTGCAGCAAAACATCTACATAGCCAAAATGAAAGATGCCTGCACCATTGAAGGCCCGCGGGTAAAAATATCAAGCCCCGAGTTTGACTGGGAAAAATATGGCGACCTTGGGGCACAATCAAACCCGCCGCATGTTAACGTAAACGAAGGCCCCGAGATTTTAAAACACAACGATAAGCTATTCCTTATATACTCGGCCAGCGGTTGCTGGACAGATTATTATGCCCTTGGTATGCTCACGGCATCAAAAAACAGCAACTTATTGGATGCCGCATCATGGAGAAAGTCGGTCCAACCGGTATTTAAGCAATCGCCGGAAAATGGTGTTTATGCACCCGGCCACAATTCATTCTTTAAATCTCCTGATGGAACGGAGGATTGGATATTGTACCACGCCAACTCCAAACCTGGCCAGGGCTGTGGTAATGACCGGTCGCCCAGGGCGCAAAAATTTGGCTGGAAAAAAGATGGATCGCCCGATTTTGGCGTTCCTTTAAAAGAGGGCGTACCCCTTGATATACCATCGGGGAATTAA